In Quercus robur chromosome 10, dhQueRobu3.1, whole genome shotgun sequence, a genomic segment contains:
- the LOC126702811 gene encoding zinc finger BED domain-containing protein RICESLEEPER 2-like — MSAWEPINKVSAIIGSYSHVAATNLPPSSCNLTGCMNLGGARIESCPSGVFSLQIHNSNTPSFFKVMDSSTNAPFVSTQADGAAATQADGATATATQDAAAATQAEATDGELPLVPPSVVSKTGTGSGRKKSLAWNHFEKVKVDEGVTMAVCNYCKKSYLADSKSCGTSNLLAHVTICPKNPNREDKGQKTLAFEPKNDGDEGFKLVSTTFSVEASRKALAEMIIIDELPFRCVEGYGFKKYVTTLQPKLRVKDIPSRQTVARDVIGIYNSEREKLRKSLKGCRVCLTTDTWTSLQNLNYMCLTCHFIDDTWKLHKRILNFCQVEDHKGETIGRKIEMSLREWGIDGIFTLTVDNASSNLTTVKFLQRVTKDWNGTVLGNELMHMRCCAHILNLIVGEGLKEIDASVARVREAVRYVKSSPNRNQTFRNFMERLGMESKSLLCLDVPTRWNSTYLMLETTEKFEKGICDFLEAFYNATKKFSGSLYVTSNAFFDEIFVIQESISHLVKSQNTLLKNIATNMQTKFEKYWGEGDKINPLLYVAVVLDPRKKLRFLKFSFSEIYGNEVGSVMVDKVKALLMKLYTFFCSVNSPNVEKPSGGERTPMVVGDASDPYMMVHSRYELFLEAEQSIGCSNEVDKYLAENCDGRRDGNFEVLGWWKYNSSRYPMLSKVAKDVLAVPVSTVAFESAFSTGGRIVDPFRSSLSPLMVQNLVCAQNWLQATVPISHRQSRDEVEALEEEFHDLGNMFKF, encoded by the exons ATGAGTGCATGGGAACCCATCAACAAAGTGTCAGCAATCATAGGGAGTTATTCGCATGTAGCTGCGACAAATTTGCCTCCTTCATCATGCAACTTAACTGGTTGCATGAATTTGGGAGGAGCCA GAATTGAAAGTTGTCCAAGTGGGGTTTTCAGTCTTCAAATTCATAACTCCAACACCCCTAGTTTCTTTAAG gtCATGGATTCCTCCACTAATGCTCCCTTTGTTTCTACACAAGCCGATGGTGCTGCTGCCACCCAAGCAGATGGTGCTACTGCCACTGCCACCCAAGACGCTGCTGCTGCAacccaagctgaagctactgaTGGTGAGTTGCCCCTAGTTCCACCTAGTGTAGTGAGTAAGACTGGTACTGGTAGTGGTAGGAAAAAGTCTTTAGCTTGGaatcattttgaaaaagtaaaggtAGATGAGGGTGTCACTATGGCTGTAtgtaattattgtaaaaaatcatatctgGCTGATAGTAAGAGTTGTGGTACTAGTAATTTATTAGCTCATGTGACAATCTGTCCTAAGAACCCTAATAGAGAAGATAAAGGGCAGAAAACCTTGgcttttgaacccaaaaatgaTGGAGATGAAGGGTTCAAACTTGTGTCAACAACTTTTTCTGTTGAGGCTTCTAGAAAGGCACTAGCTGAAATGATAATAATTGATGAGTTGCCTTTTAGGTGTGTTGAGGGTTATGGGTTTAAGAAATATGTAACTACGTTACAACCTAAGCTTCGTGTAAAAGATATTCCATCTCGACAAACTGTGGCTAGAGATGTAATTGGAATTTataatagtgagagagagaagctaaGGAAATCCTTGAAAGGTTGTAGGGTGTGTCTTACTACGGACACATGGACTTCTctacaaaatttgaattatatgtGTCTCACATGTCACTTTATTGATGATACTTGGAAGTTgcataaaagaattttaaatttttgtcaagttgaaGATCATAAGGGGGAGACTATAGGTAGAAAGATTGAGATGTCTTTGCGTGAGTGGGGTATTGATGGCATATTCACTTTGACAGTGGATAATGCTAGTTCCAATTTAACCACAGTTAAATTTTTACAAAGGGTAACAAAAGATTGGAATGGGACAGTTTTAGGAAATGAGTTAATGCACATGAGGTGTTGTGCCCATATCCTAAATCTAATTGTTGGGGAGggtttgaaagaaattgatgCATCTGTTGCTAGGGTGCGTGAAGCTGTGAGGTATGTGAAGTCCTCGCCTAATAGAAATCAAACCTTTAGGAATTTTATGGAGAGGTTAGGTATGGAGTCCAAGAGTCTTCTTTGTTTAGATGTACCTACTAGGTGGAACTCAACTTACCTTATGTTAGAAACTACTGAAAAATTCGAGAAA GGCATTTGTGACTTTCTTGAGGCTTTTTACAATGCAACAAAGAAGTTTTCTGGCTCTTTGTATGTGACCTCAAATGCCTTTTTTGATGAAATCTTTGTTATTCAGGAGAGTATTTCTCATTTAGTTAAATCCCAAAACACCCTCTTGAAAAACATAGCCACAAACATGCAAACTAAATTTGAGAAGTACTGGGGGGAAGGTGATAAGATTAATCCTCTTTTGTATGTGGCTGTTGTTCTTGATCCACgaaaaaaattgaggtttttgaagttctctttttctgaaatttatggGAATGAAGTGGGGAGTGTGATGGTTGATAAGGTGAAAGCTCTTTTGATGAAATTGTATACTTTTTTCTGTTCTGTTAATTCCCCAAATGTGGAAAAACCAAGTGGGGGTGAGAGGACACCAATGGTGGTAGGTGATGCAAGTGATCCATATATGATGGTTCACTCTCGGTATGAGCTTTTCTTAGAAGCTGAGCAATCTATAGGTTGTAGTAATGAGGTTGACAAGTATTTAGCTGAAAATTGTGATGGTAGAAGGGATGGGAATTTTGAGGTGTTGGGGTGGTGGAAGTACAATTCTAGTAGGTACCCAATGTTGTCCAAAGTGGCTAAGGATGTGCTGGCTGTACCAGTTTCGACTGTTGCATTTGAGTCAGCATTTAGCACCGGAGGCCGCATTGTTGATCCATTTCgaagttctctctctcctctcatggTTCAAAACCTTGTATGTGCACAAAATTGGCTTCAAGCCACGGTACCAATTTCTCATCGCCAATCAAGGGATGAGGTTGAGGCATTGGAGGAGGAATTTCATGATTTAGGTAATATGTTTAAATTCTAG